The window ATCACCCTTATGCGGATGGAGACAGGGTTGGACACGGGACCAATAATTGCAAAAGAAGAACTGATGATCGGTGCCGATGACGCCGGCGCTCTCCATGATCGTCTAGCCACCCTGGGAGCTAATATGATTGTAGACTCATTGCAACACCTAGCCGAGGGCCCACTTCCCGAACATCCTCAGGCAACAAACGGGATAACGTATGCCCACCGCCTGAACTCTTCAGACGAACCTCTGGATTGGATGAAGCCAGCCGCTCAGCTATCGCTGCAAATCCGCGCGTTAAGTCCTAAACCAGGGGCGTCTTTTATCAGGGCTGGCGAAAAGTGGAAGATACTGGCAGCAGACATAGATGATTCCTGCACAGATGGAGCTCCCGGCGAAGTCTTAGATAATTGTCTCACAATTTCTTGTGGACAAGGAAAGCTTCACCCCAGAATAGTGCAAAGGCCAGGCAAAAAGCCCCTGCCCACCAGTGAGGTGCTCAGAGGTACTCCGATCCCCATTGGGACAATTCTTTCGTAGGCGACAGATGACCAGATACAAACTTTTAGTTGAGTATGATGGCCACGGTTTGGTTGGATGGCAGCGTCAAGCTAATGGACCTTCGGTACAAGAATTAATCGAGCAGGCCGCTGAAAAATTTTGTGGCAACACGACAGCGTGCACTGGTGCCGGCCGAACGGATGCGGGCGTCCATGCACTTGGTCAGGTTGCCCACTTAGATTTTGCAATGCCCTTCTCAGCTGGCACCGTCCGGGACGCCTTGAACGCCTATCTAAGACCCGCAAAAGTTACTGTTTTGGAGGCCGAACTCGTATCTGAAGAATTTCACTCACGGTTCTCTGCTACCAAGCGGGAGTACTTGTATATTATAGTAAATCGCCGTGCCCCGCTTACACTGGAACAAGGGAGAGCATGGCTTGTTCCCAAGCACCTAGATGTCAAATTAATGAGAGCTGCTGGCGAGCACCTGCTTGGGAAACACGACTTTACCAGCTTTCGGGCGGCAGAATGCCAAGCGAAGTCCCCAGTAAAAACCATGGATAAGATCGAAATCTCCCGCCATGGCGAAACAATCCAAATCACCGTAGAAGCTCGCTCTTTTCTTCACAGACAGGTTAGAAACATCGTAGGGACCCTAATGTTGGTTGGTACAGGGAAATTACAGTCTGATGAAGTGAAGATAATTCTTGAGAAAAAAGACCGTACAGAGGCCGGGCCCTGCGCACCTGCAGAGGGTTTATATCTAAAAGCCATTTCGTACAAACATCCAGCTGGAAAGCTAGTCACCCCGCCTCCCAAACCCACCTAAGCATCGAGGATTAAAGTATCCAGCACCATTCCTGAAAGAACTCCGATGAACACTACAAGTACTGCCTTCCCTACCGTTAAATCGAGCACTAGCCTGGCAATAAAAAAATCATAACAGACCAACAACAGTAGCAAACAGATAGAAATTAAATTACTTAGCTCAGAGCCGGATGCCTGCCCTACCGTACTAACCACGCCGACCAAAAGCCACTGGGCCACTCCGAACCAATTATTCGTGATAATATAAGCAACATAACTCTCCATCCGATCTAAAATTTTGACTAAGACCAACGCTACTAGCGGATAGACCAGCCATCCACTTCCATAACGAAAAATAGATTGCCGCACTTCAAAAGATACTACGCCCTCCCCTGCCCAAGTGTGGACATACACGACACCTAGAAATAAGGGTAGAGCAATAACAGCCGCGCCAAATGACCGCCAGAACCCCGCTACTGTGTAATTGAAGTAATTACAGCCCGCCGCGGCAAACCTCATCAAAAGAAATGCCCCGTAAAGTGCGCTAACAATTTCCCTAGCCATCACTCAACCTAGCATCCCGGACAAAAATAATTATGCAGGATCGCAGTATACACATCCGATAAACGCTCCAACTCCCCAATGGAAACACATTCGTCTGTCCGGTGCATGGTCTGACTAATAAGTCCGAATTCAACTACGGGGCAGACATCCTTTATAAAACGTGCATCTGAAGTGCCTCCCGAGGTTGATAATGCAGGTTTACTCCCGGTAACTTCGTTGATCGCATCTACAACCAGCTCTGCATAATCATCTGCCGCAGTGACAAATGCCTCTCCTGAGACATCAACGCTGAGTTTGTGACTACCTGCATACTTTTGACACACCTCTCTCAGCCAAGACGCTAATTGCTTGCTAGTATGATTGTCGTTAAATCTGATATTTAGACGAATAGTCGCCTCCCCTGGGATAACATTAGTGGCCATGTTTCCGACATCGACACTTGTTATCTCCAAATTACTTGGTTCAAACCTGGGCGTCCCTTCGTCAAACTTATATCCGGTTATCTTATCCAAAAGATTCCCCATGCGTGATAACGGATTAAGAGCTTTGTCGGGGTACGCCACATGTCCCTGTTTACCGATCAACTGGATGACAGCGTTCAGGCTGCCGCGCCGTCCTATCTTCACCATGTCCCCTACTTTCTCTGGGTTAGTTGGCTCCCCAACCAAACAGTGGTCCAAAATCTCCCCTCTCTCTTTCAGCCACTCCAACACTTTGCGGGTGCCATTTATCCCAGTTCCCTCTTCATCGCCAGTTATTAGAAAACTAATAGAGCCAGGATTTTTTCTTCCTTCCGACTCCAGCAATCGAAGATATCGTTCGACGGCAACTACAAATGCGCCTATGGCACCCTTCATATCGACGGCACCACGGCCATGTAAAAAGCCATTCTGCACGACAGCATCAAAAGGGGGGTGCTGCCAATCCTTGGGGTCCCCCACGGGAACAACATCAGTATGGCCGGCATAGCAAAAATTTGGCGATTCGGTGCCTAAACGGGCATAAAGATTGGTCACTTCTGCAGATCCGTCACCTGAAAAACGGAGCACGGTGCACGAGAATCCTAATTTCTTAAGATAACCTTCCAGCACGCCCAAAGCACCTGCATCAAGGGGGGTGATGCTTGGGCATCGCATTAAAGCGCTGGTAATTTTCACCAAATCCACTGTTTCAATGCCTATTTGATAGGTATTATACCGCTGAGTGCTTTTTCAAGAGCGATCCTAGATTATCCTGTTTCTTACCACTATTTGGATGAGAGAACCAATACGATGGAAAAATTAACACACCCTGTTCCAGACAGTTTTTCTGGCTCAAGCCATATTGACCAGAACACATACCAAGAAATGTATAAGGAATCTACAAACGCACCCGAAACATTTTGGGCCAAACAAGCCGAGCGACTAGACTGGATAGAACGGTGGAAAAGTGTAAAAGCTACAAGCTTTCAGCAGGAAGACGTCTCTATCCGGTGGTTTGATGGCGCGAAATTAAATGTTACCTATAATTGTGTTGATCGTCATGCTGCGGCCAATCCAAACCGAACAGCCATTATCTGGGAAAGCGATGATCCAGAAGTCGATAAGAAAATAACATACAGCCAGTTAAAAGATTCAGTTTGCAAGATGGCTAACGTTCTGAAGAAGCATGGCGTGAAAAAGGGGGACCGGGTCACCATCTACATGCCCATGGTCCTAGAGGCGGCCTACGCAATGCTGGCTTGTGCACGAATTGGGGCTATACATTCTGTCGTATTCGGCGGGTTTTCCCCTGACTCCCTTGCCGACAGAATCATAGATTGTGAATCATCTTTCTTAATAACCGCAGATGAAGGAGTCCGAGGGAATAAAGCTATCCCGCTTAAAGCTAATGTGGACCAGGCTCTGGAGCGATGCCCTGATTGTACCAAGGTACTAGTGGTTACTCGAACCGGGGCATCGGTTGGATGGAACACTGACCGTGATCTTCGATGGGAAGACGAGGCCAAAACAGTTCCATCTGAATGTGAGCCAGAACCAATGGAGTCAGAAGACCCCCTCTTTATTCTGTATACCTCAGGATCCACCGGAAAGCCGAAAGGCGTCCTCCACACAACTGCTGGTTATCTGTTATATGCCTCATTAACCCACGAAGCAGTATTCGATTATCACGAGGATGATATTTATTGGTGCACTGCAGATGTTGGCTGGGTAACAGGGCATAGTTACATTATTTATGGCCCTCTCGCTAACGGTGCAACAACCTTAATGTTTGAAGGCGTCCCTAATTACCCCGATGCATCTCGCTGTTGGCAAGTATGTGACAAGCACAACGTAACTATCTTCTATACGGCTCCAACTGCAATCCGTGCTCTTATGCGCGAGGGTGATTCACCGGTCCAGCAAACGAACCGGACAAGCCTCCGGTTACTAGGCACAGTCGGAGAGCCTATAAACCCTGAGGCATGGTCATGGTACCACCAGGTGGTGGGGGAAGGGCGCTGCCCAATAGTAGATACATGGTGGCAAACAGAAACCGGGGGCATCCTTATTACACCACTCCCTGGTGCTACCCCGCTAAAACCTGGATCCGCCACCACACCATTCTTCGGCGTGCAACCCGTCATCGTAGATAGTGACGGGAATATTCTAGATGAGCCTTGCGAAGGTAATTTATGTATTTCTGATTCGTGGCCAGGACAAATGCGCACGGTTTTCGGCGACCACGATAGGTTTATCCAAACATATTTCTCAACATACAAAAATTTGTACTTTACGGGCGATGGCTGTCGCAGAGATGAGGATGGTTACTATTGGATAACAGGCCGCGTTGACGATGTAATTAATGTATCTGGACATCGCATGGGAACCGCAGAAGTAGAAAGCGCTCTTGTCGCCCACCCCAAAGTGGCTGAAGCCGCAGTAGTGGGAGCGCCGCACGAAATTAAGGGGCAAGGCATATATTCGTACGTTACCCTAAATGCTGATCAAGAGCCGTCCGAGGAACTGCGAAAAGAACTTACAAAATGGGTTAGGAAAGAGATTGGTCCAATAGCATCGCCTGACTGGATTCAGTGGTCGCCAAGCCTACCCAAAACTAGATCAGGTAAAATTATGCGGAGAATTTTGCGGAAAATTGCTGCGAATGAACACGAGGATCTTGGAGATATTTCGACATTAGCCGAGCCGGCAGTCGTTGAAGATCTCATAGATAGGCGAATGAACCGATAGGCGGCCGGCCAGAAAGTGGCCCTCACATCATCACCAAAACCTCTGCCACTTCCATGAACGACAAACCTTGCATATTGGCCATCGATCAAGGAACAAGCTCTAGCCGATCACTGGTGTTTGATAGATCGGGGAATATTCTAGCATCCCAACAAAGCGAAGTAACAACAATCCATCCACAGAATGGCTGGGCGGAACAAGACCCAGAGGAGCTATGGGACACAACTTTTCAATCAGCCCACAAAGCCCTTCAGGAGGCAGAGAGCCAAGGGAGCAAAGTAATCGCGATCGGGATCGCAAACCAGAGAGAAACGACACTTGTTTGGAATCGCAATACTGGAAAACCCGTCTACAACGCGATTTTATGGCATGACCGGCGGACCACTGATACCTGTGACAGACTAACGGCCGATGGATGGGAACCTATCATTCAAGAGAAAACCGGCCTTGTACTGGATCCCTATTTTTCAGCTACCAAACTGGCTTGGATCTTAGACAATGTGGATGATGTCAGACCAGGTGCAGAGGACGGGCTAAACCTTTTTGGCACCGTGGATTCGTTTCTTCTATGGAGATTAACGGGAGGAACTAGCCACTCTACAGATGCAACCAATGCTAGCCGCACTAGTTTATTTAACACTGGAACGTCCAATTGGGACAAACAGCTATTAGACATTTTCCGAATACCCGTTCC of the Rhodospirillaceae bacterium genome contains:
- a CDS encoding methionyl-tRNA formyltransferase, whose product is MKPLRIIFMGTPHFACRALDEIIKAGHEPICIYTQPPRPSGRGQKLVESPVKKFALNHHLIVETPTSFREARVIQHFLAKAADVVIVAAYGLILPQEIVRNRNAPCINIHASLLPRWRGAAPIQRAIMEGDKTTGITLMRMETGLDTGPIIAKEELMIGADDAGALHDRLATLGANMIVDSLQHLAEGPLPEHPQATNGITYAHRLNSSDEPLDWMKPAAQLSLQIRALSPKPGASFIRAGEKWKILAADIDDSCTDGAPGEVLDNCLTISCGQGKLHPRIVQRPGKKPLPTSEVLRGTPIPIGTILS
- a CDS encoding tRNA pseudouridine(38-40) synthase TruA, producing the protein MTRYKLLVEYDGHGLVGWQRQANGPSVQELIEQAAEKFCGNTTACTGAGRTDAGVHALGQVAHLDFAMPFSAGTVRDALNAYLRPAKVTVLEAELVSEEFHSRFSATKREYLYIIVNRRAPLTLEQGRAWLVPKHLDVKLMRAAGEHLLGKHDFTSFRAAECQAKSPVKTMDKIEISRHGETIQITVEARSFLHRQVRNIVGTLMLVGTGKLQSDEVKIILEKKDRTEAGPCAPAEGLYLKAISYKHPAGKLVTPPPKPT
- a CDS encoding succinyl-diaminopimelate desuccinylase, which produces MRCPSITPLDAGALGVLEGYLKKLGFSCTVLRFSGDGSAEVTNLYARLGTESPNFCYAGHTDVVPVGDPKDWQHPPFDAVVQNGFLHGRGAVDMKGAIGAFVVAVERYLRLLESEGRKNPGSISFLITGDEEGTGINGTRKVLEWLKERGEILDHCLVGEPTNPEKVGDMVKIGRRGSLNAVIQLIGKQGHVAYPDKALNPLSRMGNLLDKITGYKFDEGTPRFEPSNLEITSVDVGNMATNVIPGEATIRLNIRFNDNHTSKQLASWLREVCQKYAGSHKLSVDVSGEAFVTAADDYAELVVDAINEVTGSKPALSTSGGTSDARFIKDVCPVVEFGLISQTMHRTDECVSIGELERLSDVYTAILHNYFCPGC
- the acs gene encoding acetate--CoA ligase, giving the protein MEKLTHPVPDSFSGSSHIDQNTYQEMYKESTNAPETFWAKQAERLDWIERWKSVKATSFQQEDVSIRWFDGAKLNVTYNCVDRHAAANPNRTAIIWESDDPEVDKKITYSQLKDSVCKMANVLKKHGVKKGDRVTIYMPMVLEAAYAMLACARIGAIHSVVFGGFSPDSLADRIIDCESSFLITADEGVRGNKAIPLKANVDQALERCPDCTKVLVVTRTGASVGWNTDRDLRWEDEAKTVPSECEPEPMESEDPLFILYTSGSTGKPKGVLHTTAGYLLYASLTHEAVFDYHEDDIYWCTADVGWVTGHSYIIYGPLANGATTLMFEGVPNYPDASRCWQVCDKHNVTIFYTAPTAIRALMREGDSPVQQTNRTSLRLLGTVGEPINPEAWSWYHQVVGEGRCPIVDTWWQTETGGILITPLPGATPLKPGSATTPFFGVQPVIVDSDGNILDEPCEGNLCISDSWPGQMRTVFGDHDRFIQTYFSTYKNLYFTGDGCRRDEDGYYWITGRVDDVINVSGHRMGTAEVESALVAHPKVAEAAVVGAPHEIKGQGIYSYVTLNADQEPSEELRKELTKWVRKEIGPIASPDWIQWSPSLPKTRSGKIMRRILRKIAANEHEDLGDISTLAEPAVVEDLIDRRMNR